One stretch of Flavobacterium sp. 9 DNA includes these proteins:
- a CDS encoding T9SS type A sorting domain-containing protein, whose product MAKNYFYITFLLAFFFTLSVSAQDSKQLPKPQESTTIEGLSLYPNPVTNGKVYISSKNDLEKEIIIFDILGKKVLQLHLSSKELNVADLVPGVYIIKISEENASATRKLIIR is encoded by the coding sequence ATGGCAAAAAACTACTTTTATATTACATTCTTATTGGCTTTTTTCTTTACTCTAAGTGTTTCGGCACAAGACAGTAAACAATTACCAAAACCTCAAGAGTCTACAACCATTGAGGGTCTAAGCTTGTACCCTAACCCAGTGACAAACGGAAAAGTTTATATTTCGTCTAAAAATGATTTAGAGAAAGAAATCATCATTTTTGACATTCTGGGTAAAAAAGTACTTCAACTTCATTTAAGCTCAAAAGAATTAAACGTTGCTGATCTGGTTCCCGGCGTTTATATCATCAAAATAAGCGAAGAAAACGCCTCAGCAACACGAAAGCTAATTATTCGATAA